A window from Candidatus Binatia bacterium encodes these proteins:
- a CDS encoding IS91 family transposase — translation MARPVLEIADIFRDHGAAWRKANAGHVSLGQLKVMSAIESCRTAALGGHVMRCEDCSHTAIAYNSCRNRHCPKCQGSQALAWMEERKAELLPVPYFHVVFTLPVRIGAIAYQNKAVIYDLLFKASSQTMLTIAADPKRLGVRIGFTSVLHTWGSAMTHHPHVHMIVPGGGISLDGTRWIGCRPNYLLPVKVLSRLFRRLMLEMLVAANDADRLQFFGDHAHLADKAAFKAYLAPLHRTKWFVYSKRPFAGPEQVLAYLSRYTHRVAISNSRLIAADETGVTFRYKDYRIEGPGRYMTMTLKTGEFIRRFLVHVLPKGFHRIRHYGLFASGARADNIARARELLAVPMPETEAHDAAGANATEPPTFSHPCPCCGSRMSIVETFNRGSTPRYRPPPPTAIRIDTS, via the coding sequence ATGGCCCGTCCAGTTCTGGAGATCGCGGATATCTTCCGCGACCACGGGGCCGCTTGGCGTAAAGCCAATGCTGGCCACGTGAGCCTCGGCCAGTTGAAGGTGATGTCGGCGATCGAGAGCTGCCGCACAGCGGCTCTCGGCGGGCATGTTATGCGCTGCGAGGACTGCTCGCACACGGCGATCGCCTATAACAGCTGCCGCAACCGGCATTGTCCCAAGTGCCAGGGCTCGCAGGCGCTCGCATGGATGGAGGAGCGCAAGGCCGAGCTGCTGCCCGTCCCTTACTTCCACGTCGTGTTCACGTTGCCGGTGCGGATCGGGGCCATCGCCTACCAGAACAAGGCCGTCATCTACGATCTCTTGTTCAAGGCTTCGTCGCAGACAATGCTGACGATTGCGGCCGATCCCAAGCGCCTGGGCGTCAGGATCGGCTTCACGTCGGTGCTCCACACCTGGGGCTCCGCGATGACGCATCACCCGCACGTGCACATGATCGTACCGGGTGGCGGGATATCGCTCGACGGCACACGTTGGATCGGCTGCCGTCCCAACTACCTCTTGCCGGTGAAGGTGCTGTCGCGGCTGTTCCGCCGCCTGATGCTGGAGATGCTGGTCGCCGCGAACGACGCCGACCGCCTGCAGTTCTTCGGCGATCATGCCCACCTCGCCGACAAGGCTGCGTTCAAGGCCTATCTCGCGCCGCTGCATCGGACCAAGTGGTTTGTCTATAGCAAGCGGCCGTTCGCTGGGCCCGAGCAGGTGCTGGCCTATCTGTCGCGCTACACGCACCGGGTCGCGATCTCCAACAGCCGGCTCATCGCCGCCGACGAGACCGGCGTCACGTTCAGGTACAAGGACTACCGGATCGAGGGGCCCGGCCGCTACATGACCATGACGCTGAAGACGGGCGAGTTCATCCGCCGCTTCCTCGTCCACGTGCTGCCGAAGGGCTTCCATCGCATCCGACACTACGGCTTGTTCGCCAGTGGCGCTCGTGCCGACAACATCGCCCGAGCCCGCGAACTGCTCGCTGTGCCAATGCCCGAGACAGAGGCACATGATGCAGCCGGCGCCAACGCCACCGAGCCGCCGACCTTCTCGCATCCATGTCCATGTTGCGGCAGTCGCATGAGCATCGTCGAGACCTTCAATCGCGGCTCGACGCCGCGATATCGACCGCCGCCGCCAACCGCGATCAGGATCGATACGTCATGA
- a CDS encoding site-specific integrase — translation MTDKTISPLRRRMIEDMTVRHFTSKTQSDYIRAVTNLARFLRRSPDTASNEDLRLFQLHLTENRVGAPTINSTVSALRFFFTVTLDRTDAVRHLTFVHEPRKLPLVLSPEEVARFLEAAPGVKYKAAFSVAYGAGLRVSEVAALKVSDIDSKRMMLRVEQGKGRKDRHAMLSPVLLELLRDWWRIARPTAWLFPGRDPLQPMSTRQLNRACHAAADMAEITKRVSPHTLRHSFATHLLEQNTDIRVIQVLLGHAKLDTTALYTRIATNTIRAVMSPLEHLSLKPKKDEPPA, via the coding sequence ATGACCGACAAGACCATCAGCCCGTTGCGGCGGCGAATGATCGAGGACATGACGGTCCGCCATTTCACGTCGAAGACCCAAAGCGACTACATCCGCGCGGTTACAAACCTGGCAAGGTTCCTGCGTCGATCGCCGGACACAGCGTCCAATGAGGACCTGCGTCTGTTCCAGCTGCACCTGACCGAGAACCGCGTGGGTGCGCCGACCATCAACTCCACGGTCTCGGCGCTGCGGTTTTTCTTCACCGTGACGCTCGATCGGACCGATGCGGTTCGACACCTGACCTTTGTGCACGAGCCGCGCAAGCTGCCGTTGGTATTGAGCCCCGAGGAGGTGGCGCGTTTTCTGGAGGCCGCCCCTGGCGTCAAGTACAAGGCCGCGTTCAGCGTCGCCTATGGTGCGGGCCTGCGCGTGTCCGAGGTCGCCGCGCTGAAGGTGTCCGATATTGACAGCAAGCGCATGATGCTGCGCGTCGAGCAGGGCAAGGGCCGCAAGGATCGGCACGCGATGCTCTCCCCTGTGTTGCTCGAACTTTTGCGCGACTGGTGGCGCATCGCGCGACCGACCGCCTGGCTGTTCCCGGGCCGCGATCCACTCCAACCCATGTCGACGCGCCAGCTCAACCGGGCCTGCCATGCGGCAGCGGATATGGCGGAGATCACCAAACGGGTGTCCCCGCACACGCTGCGGCATAGCTTTGCAACCCATCTTCTGGAGCAGAACACCGATATCAGAGTGATTCAGGTTCTACTCGGACATGCCAAACTCGATACGACGGCGCTCTACACGCGCATCGCCACCAACACCATCCGCGCGGTCATGAGCCCGTTGGAGCATCTCAGCCTGAAGCCCAAGAAGGACGAGCCGCCCGCCTGA